The region CGAATTTCCTCTGCGAGATGGAACGCGTTCTGGACGTGTACTCTCGGCCCTACGACGACCGTTTTCCCGTGTTGTGCTTCGATGAGCAACCCTGCTTCCTGATCGGTGACGTCATGGCCCCGGTTCCGATGGAACCGGGGCGAGTCGCCAAACAAGACTACGAATACCAGCGCTTTGGGAGCGCTGCTGTGTTGCTGGCCGTCGAGCCGAAAACAGGCCGACGGTTTGTTAAGGTCTGTGCCCGACGGACCGCCGAGGAGTACACCGCCTTCATGCAGGACTTGGAACAGGCCTATCCGGCAGCCGTCCAGATCACTCTGGTTCAGGACCACCTCAATACGCATCACGGCGGCAGTTTCTACAAGTTCATGTCGCCACAGGCGGCCCACCGTCTGGTGGGCCGTTTCGAGTGGGTCCATACCCCCAAACATGCCTCTTGGCTGAACATGGCGGAATTAGAATTCAGTGCCCTTCAGCGGCAGTGCTTGAACCGGCGTATTCCAGTGCTGGAACGGCTTCGGTCGGAAGTCGAGGCTTGGGTGGCAGCGCGTTCACGCGCGGGCGTTACCCTCAACTGGCAGTTCTCCACCCAGGTCGCCCGGCGGACGCTCGGACGGCACTACGAAGCCATTCGTATTAAATGAACGCTGTACTAGGACGGAAAGACCCCCGCAACCTCCACTGACCATACCCGACCCCCGAGCGGCGCCCCCTCTCCTCTGGGCAAACGGTGAAGCCTGTCTCTCAC is a window of Deinococcus terrestris DNA encoding:
- a CDS encoding IS630 family transposase, with amino-acid sequence NFLCEMERVLDVYSRPYDDRFPVLCFDEQPCFLIGDVMAPVPMEPGRVAKQDYEYQRFGSAAVLLAVEPKTGRRFVKVCARRTAEEYTAFMQDLEQAYPAAVQITLVQDHLNTHHGGSFYKFMSPQAAHRLVGRFEWVHTPKHASWLNMAELEFSALQRQCLNRRIPVLERLRSEVEAWVAARSRAGVTLNWQFSTQVARRTLGRHYEAIRIK